In Candidatus Electrothrix scaldis, the genomic window CCTTCCTCTCCCTCCTCTTGTTGACGAAGGGGAGGGAGAGGGAGATGATTCGTATCATGCATTGGAAGAAAAAGAACCTGTTGCATCCTGGGATTTAGAAGAGAAAGCCTCGCTCCTCCTCAGAGAAGAGCAAGATAGTTTGGTGAAGGCTGTTGTAGCCTCAATGCTGACCCGAAAGGCAGGTGAAGATGCTGATTCGGCAACAGGAGAGAGCTTTGCTGATGCTTCCCTTTACGATGTTGCCGGTTTGGACGAGAGCGAGGAAACTGAGGATATCTTTTCCTCTGTTGTCGCCGCAATGCTGACTGGGAATGGGCACGATTTAGATGAAGAGGCGTGGGATATACCGGAACTTCGCCCTGCGCTAAAAGATGGAGATACTTCGGCCTCTGATGCAGGTGGTGAGGAAGGTGATGAGGAAACGCAGAAAGAAGAAGCCTCTCAGAAAACAGAGCTGCATGCCGATGCTTTGCCTCCATCCTCTGAGATGGAACTCCCCGATGAAGCAGAATCCTCGTTCAATGCCGCTCCTGTTTTATTGACAGAAGAGCCAGATGCGGTAGTGAACTCTACCTTGGCATTAATACTTCAAGGGAAAACGGAGGCACCGGATGAGCAGGTTTCGGGTGATGAAAACGATGACGAGGAAGAAGACTCTTTCGATGTTGCAGCGGCAGAGGCGGTAGATTCTGAGAAGGATACGGAGCCGGTTTCCTTGACTGATGAGCAGGAACAACTACTGCAATCCTCTCTGGTTGAGGCCTTTTTGGCACAGGGAGAGGGTGCTGGTCCCTCCTCTTTGTCAGAAGGTGGAGTAGAAGAGCAGGCGGTGGCTCCCCTGGATGTTCGTACAGAGGAACAAGATGCCTTGTTGCAATACTCGATGGAAGCAGCCTCTTTTCAAGAGGAGGATGGAAGAACTATAAGAGCAGCTGGCGAGGAACAGGATGATTGGGAAGCAGAGGATATTTTTGCGGCCTTGGATGATCCAGCGGATGACGAAAAACATCATACTGTAGATGACCCCCTGGAGGTCCCTAAAGAAGAGCAAGGCTTTTCTGACCTTTTTCCAGAGGAAGAAGATCCTTTGCATGCAGAATTAGAGGAGATGGGAGGCAGTACAGGTCAATTTGCTACAGACCAACTTGAGCAGGAGAACGAGGCTCCAGAGAGAAAAGCCTTGGGGGAACGTACAGCCGTTGATCAGGAAAATGACGGAAGATTTATCCACGATCAGTTGGATGGAGGTGCTGTCAGGCTTGAACTTTTTGATATTTCGGTTGAGAAAGAGCATGTAGAGAAAGAAGCAGGTCGAAAATCTGCTCCCCCCTTGGAGGAGGGCACGCCTACAAGTTTTTCTAATATTTTGCAAAGTACTTATGCCTTTCCAGAGCTTGAAGAGTTTGCTGAGCAGATTGCAGAGACAGAACAGGTAACGCCTCCCTTTATTGAACCGCCTGCCGATTTTGTGAAAAAGGCGGAGTTCCCGACGCTCTTGTCCCCGGACCCAAGGAACATTAAGAAGCGACTTGATACCTTGAGACGGAAAGAGGATGAATTTCTTTTTCAGGGGGTAATCCATGATGAGCAGGAAGATGAAGAACCGCAGGAGCTTGTCTCTGGGAAAGAGGACTGGCGTATAAAGGTGTGGAAGATACTCTTTTTGCTCGCTCTGCTTTGCGGATTTTTGCTCTGGTTTTTTGTTCTTCGCCATGATGAGATTCCACAAGGAAAATTTATAGAACCGGAGCCTCAACGTGTACAAGTTGGGCAAGTTAGTCGTGAAGTTGATGGCGAGGGAGCAGATAAAGAGCCTGTTGCGGTTCAGGAGGTTGAGTCCGGGAAAAAGGTGGAGGATGCTGTTCAGGGGGGGGATACCTCTGCAAAGGAATCAGATCAGAGTACGATGGAATATCATGTTCCAGCCGAAGGTATCTCAGAAAAAAAATTAGATGAGCAAGCTACACAGGGTGAAGCCTTTGTGCAAGAAGACGCGACTAATGAACAAGCGGGACAGGTTATTCCTGGAGCAATAATAGGTACTAAGCCTGCTGCCGGAGATTCTCAAGGTGTGATGGAGTTTGCTGAAGAGAGCCCTTCAGAGCAAACAGAGGGAGCTGAGTCCATAATGCAGGAGAAGAAGGAAGAGGGACCGTCAGGTGGGCAGGGCGAGGAAGCTGAGAGAACAGATTCTTTGTATGAAAAACATCTTGATGATAATACGCTGGTCGAGGCGAGTAAGCCTATAAAAGAAGCTGAAGAGAATGTACCCGAAGATATGGGGCAATACGATAGTGCTCGTACAGGCATGACTGCGGTACTAAAGAGGATAGGGAAAGTGGCCCGAAAACCTGATTCGGTGCGTCAGAAGGAAATGATTGCTGAAGAAAAGCTAAAAAAAGATGAGAGCTCAGAAATGCAGCCTTTTCTAGAAAATTCTCTGGAAAACTCTCAGGAATTACCTCAGGAAGTTCAAGAACCCCAGGGTGCGAATGGAAAAGATGCGGTAAAGTCTGAGGGAAAAATGCCTACGCAGGAGGGGGCTCAGCAGGAACATACTATTGAACAAAGCCGCACGATAAAACCTCCTCCTCTTTTTTTGAAAAGGCCAGATGCTGGAATTCCTTTTGTTGCAGATTTTGCTGAGGAACAAGAAAAAGGGCAAAGGAAACCACAGGAAGAACGACAGGAAAATAAGCAGGATAAGGCGGGGCATAATAAGGTCTCAGAGATTAATTCTGATATCAGCGTAGATAACAGCCCTGTAGCTGGTGTTGATAACGTAGAAAGTAAGACCGGTGGCAGAAACGAGAGTGAAGTAGAGCCAAAAGATACTGTCTCCATACCTCTTGAAGAAAAGACCACAAAAGACCAGGCTCATCACACTGTCAGCAAAGGAGAGACACTCTGGAAGATTTCTGAACAATATACTGGAAGTGGCTTTAACTACCCTGATGTGGCCAAGAAAAATAAAATTGCGAACCCTGATTTGATTTATCCTAATCAACAGGTTGA contains:
- a CDS encoding chemotaxis protein CheW, with amino-acid sequence MRELLLLDLAGFRCGVWKEEILSHDEQSIHWLTDKEGPVRAIAMMGAHPVSLVDLSYCLGLAPARRGRIYPVLVPAGHDFSIGFVVEQKLGEVQVSASAVFSLPTYVQTSSIDSCVELDGELVPLINIQAIHTQVSQGSYVTQAPLLQLPAQKEEKASSLSALRGFSYNKKSFVASVDYFASEQALSPGSLTTLPLLPSFVRGITLHHQQVLTVLDIGRYLQLGTETEGQDEKWLISTVAGQGFAFVIHDDQGMLPAEAVALILLPLLIRSDWRQQAVLYSRKIIPVLDIRALLSCQTHEMGYPTLAPRLQADSSFEAAFGQEQVEIVEFSLCSMVHALPDIEVLDTFPFTHCQKLTETRGLVAGVTLYKDELLPVLDPARCFGRTSQPTPTWTLLLVCNGDLRALVLVEEVLGKRSLNISEQRQLPFTVPHSCVYGCYPMASRVGLILNILALTVYFDDEQSSELFLFADDLLPPVLETQEQQEGIDSNIEQGDQVGDASEAVASVIGQEEGGDENALPAVREESVEDDLSPFPVSGDLPLPPLVDEGEGEGDDSYHALEEKEPVASWDLEEKASLLLREEQDSLVKAVVASMLTRKAGEDADSATGESFADASLYDVAGLDESEETEDIFSSVVAAMLTGNGHDLDEEAWDIPELRPALKDGDTSASDAGGEEGDEETQKEEASQKTELHADALPPSSEMELPDEAESSFNAAPVLLTEEPDAVVNSTLALILQGKTEAPDEQVSGDENDDEEEDSFDVAAAEAVDSEKDTEPVSLTDEQEQLLQSSLVEAFLAQGEGAGPSSLSEGGVEEQAVAPLDVRTEEQDALLQYSMEAASFQEEDGRTIRAAGEEQDDWEAEDIFAALDDPADDEKHHTVDDPLEVPKEEQGFSDLFPEEEDPLHAELEEMGGSTGQFATDQLEQENEAPERKALGERTAVDQENDGRFIHDQLDGGAVRLELFDISVEKEHVEKEAGRKSAPPLEEGTPTSFSNILQSTYAFPELEEFAEQIAETEQVTPPFIEPPADFVKKAEFPTLLSPDPRNIKKRLDTLRRKEDEFLFQGVIHDEQEDEEPQELVSGKEDWRIKVWKILFLLALLCGFLLWFFVLRHDEIPQGKFIEPEPQRVQVGQVSREVDGEGADKEPVAVQEVESGKKVEDAVQGGDTSAKESDQSTMEYHVPAEGISEKKLDEQATQGEAFVQEDATNEQAGQVIPGAIIGTKPAAGDSQGVMEFAEESPSEQTEGAESIMQEKKEEGPSGGQGEEAERTDSLYEKHLDDNTLVEASKPIKEAEENVPEDMGQYDSARTGMTAVLKRIGKVARKPDSVRQKEMIAEEKLKKDESSEMQPFLENSLENSQELPQEVQEPQGANGKDAVKSEGKMPTQEGAQQEHTIEQSRTIKPPPLFLKRPDAGIPFVADFAEEQEKGQRKPQEERQENKQDKAGHNKVSEINSDISVDNSPVAGVDNVESKTGGRNESEVEPKDTVSIPLEEKTTKDQAHHTVSKGETLWKISEQYTGSGFNYPDVAKKNKIANPDLIYPNQQVELPAKK